ACGGTGTGGAACGTCGCGCCCACGTCCTCGGTGACCCGCCGCAACCCGGCCACCAGCTGCGGTGACGCCCCGCTCAGCCCTCCGCCGCGCATGATGTGCACGACCATCAGCTCCGCGCCCGCGCGCACCGCGACGCGACGGGCCCGGCGGATCAGCATCTCGCTCTCCGGGCCGCCGCTGATCGCCACCACGACCCGTTCCCTGGTCTCCCAGGTGTCGGTGATGCGCTGCTCCGAGCGGTACCGCTGCAACGCGACGTCGACCTGGTCGGCCACCCACAGCAGGGCGAGTTCGCGGAACGCGGTGAGGTTGCCGATCCGGAAGTAGTTGCCCAGCGCCGCGTCGATCCGGTGCGCGGCGTAGACGTTGCCGTGCGCGAGGCGGCGGCGCAGCGCCTCCGGCGTGATGTCGACCAGTTCGACCTGCTCGGCGTGCCGCACCACCTCGTCCGGCACGGTCTCGCGCTGCGCCACGCCGGTGATCCGCTCGACCACGTCGTTGAGCGATTCGAGGTGCTGGACGTTGACCGTGGAGAGCACGTCGATACCCGCGTCCAGCAGCTCCTCCACGTCCTGCCAGCGCTTCGGGTTGCGGGAGCCGGACGCGTTGATGTGCGCCAACTCGTCCACCACCGCGACCTCCGGCGCGCGGGCCAGCAGGGCGTCGAGGTCCAGCTCCAGGTGGTCGGGCGGCAACCGCTCCAGGCCTTCGAGCAACGCCTCGATCCGCTCCCGGCCGTGCGTCTCGACCAGGCCCACGACCACGTCGGTGCCGCGGGCCCGGCGTCGGTGCGCCTCGCTCAGCATGGCGAACGTCTTGCCGACACCGGGCGCCGCGCCGAGGTAGATCCTCAACTCGCCGCGCTTGCGCTTGCCGTCCACAGCGCCAGTGTGCTCGCGCCTGATCCGGCCCGCGTTCGAGGGGGCTACTGCCGCACGGGCACGGCTTCCTCCTCCACCGCTGCCGCGACCCGTGGCAGCGACATCGCGATGAGCGCACCCACCACCGCCACCACACCGCCGATGGAGAAGGCGAGGCGACCGCCAGGACGTCACCGGACAGCCCGCGCGTGCCCGCGTTTCGCGATGGCCACGAAGACGGCGAGGCCGATGGCGTAGCCGATCTGCTGGGTCGTCGACGCCATGCCCGATGCGATGCTCTGCTCTTCCTGCGCGACACCGGACGCCGCCGCGATCCACATGGCGGTCCACGCGATGCCCTGCCCGACGCCCATCACGACCAGGCCGGGCACCAGACCCCAGTACATGCCGTCGGCGACCACCCCGAACGCGAGCCCGACCGTGCCGACGCCACCCATGACGAAGCCAGTGATCAGGCTGGTCCGGGTGCCGTGGCGGCTGGTCATCCGCTCGCCGACCTGGGTGCCCACCGCGATCGCCACCGCCCGCGGCCGGTCGGCCGGGATGAGCACGAACGCGGCCAGCCCGATCGCGAGTGCCAGCGGCACGTTCACGAAGAACACCGACGCCCAGCCGAACGCGCCGGTCAGCACGCCGCCCAGCAGTGAACCCAGGGTCAGGCCACCCGCGCCCGCACCGCCCCAGACGGCCAGCGCGCGGTTACGTGGTCGGCCCTCCGCGAACAACGTGTTGACCGGCGACAGCGTGGCCGGAAACAGCAACGCGCCGCCAAGACCCTGCACCGCGCGCACGGCGATGATCGTCATGCTCGCGGGCGGCAGGACCAGGTCCATGAGCGCACGGCCGACCGGGACTCAGGCCGACGCGGGCTCCGAGTCGACGGATAGCACCCGCAGGTGTCAGCGATTCGCATTCATTGGGACATCAATCGGCGAAACCCGCGTCCAGCCGAGCGATCATCACGCCGATCAGGTCGGACAACTCGGGCCGGTCGGCGGCGTCCAGCCACCAGCCGACCACGACGCGCAGCGTGGCCATCACGGTAGCCGCGAACATCATCGGGTAGACGTCGACGGCCGGGTCGACGCCGACCCGCGCGGCCACAACGGCGGCCAGTTCGCGCTCCTGCACGGTGAAGGCCGCCACCTGGTGCGGCAGCAACGCGGGCGTCCGCCTCAGCACCCGCAGCTGCGCCACCCGTTCCGGGTCGATCCGATCGGGCACGATCTCGATCAGAGCCGCGTGCAACGCCCGCAACACCGGTTCCTCGGCAGGACGCCCCGCGAAGGCTTCCACGAACGCGGCGGCCGTGGCGACGTCACCGGCGACGACGGCCTCTTCCTTGGACGAGAAGTAGTTGAAGAACGTGCGGACGGAGACGCCGGCCTCGTTCGCCACCTGTTCGACTGTCACCCCGTCGAGGCCGTGCTCGACGCACAGTCGCAGTGCGGCATCAGCCAACGCCGTGCGAGTGGCCAGCTTCTTGCGTTCACGCAGTCCTGACACGCGCGAAAGTGTCGCACCTGCCCGGTGCCGGACAGGTGCGACACCCGTGTCTAGTGGCTGTCCGCCATCTCCGCGGCCAGCCGCTCGTCACCACTGAGCGTCTTGAGCGGCTTCTCCTTGATGAACAGCACCGCCACCAGCGCGAGCACCGCGATCGGCGCGCCGATCAGGAACAGCTCGGCCGTGGCCGTCGCGTAGATCTCCCGCATGATCACCCGCACCGGCTCGGGCAGCAGCGACAGGTCGGGAACGGTGGCCTCCGCGCCGTCCGGCGCCGGGCCGAACTTCTCCTCGCTCAGGCCCGTCACCCGGTTGGCGAGCACCGCGCCCAACGCGCTCACGCCGATCGCGCCGCCGAGGCTGCGGAAGAACGTGAGGGTGGACGTGGTCGTGCCGAGGTCGCGGGCCGGCACGTCGTTCTGCGCGGCCAGCACCAGGTTCTGCATGAGCAGACCGACGCCGACGCCCAGCACGGCCATGTGCACGCTGACCATGAACACGCTCGTGTTCGCGTCGATCGTGGCCAGCAGCAGCATCCCGCCGACCATGATCACGCCGCCGGCGACCAGGAAGCCCTTCCACTTGCCCCACTTGGTGATCAACTGGCCCGCCACGGTGGACGACACCAGGAGGCCGAAGATCAGCGGCAGGCTCATCAGGCCGGCCTGCGTCGGCGTCTTGCCCAGTCCGATCTGGAAGTACTGGGACAGGAACACCGTGCCGCCGAACATCGCCACACCGACCAGGGCGCTGGCCAGCGTCGTCATCGCGACCGTGCGGTTGGCGAAGATGCTCAGCGGCACGATCGGGTCCACCGCCCGCGACTCCACCCACACCGCCAGCGCCAGCAGCACCACGCCGAGCGCGACCAGCAGCGCGGTCCACGCCGAGGCCCACTCGAACTGGTGACCGGCCAACGTCGACCAGATCAGCAACGTCGACACGCCACCCACGATCAGCGCCGCGCCCAGGTAGTCGATCTTGACTTCCTTGCGCACCACCGGGAGGTTCAGCGTGCGCTGGAGCAGCATGATCGAAGCAAGGGTGAACGGCACGCCGATGAAGAAGCACCAGCGCCAGCCCAGCCACGAGGTGTCCACCAGGATGCCGCCGATGAGCGGCCCGGCGACCGTGCCGACGCCGAACACCGCGCCGAAGATGCCCGCGTAACGGCCCATCTCGCGCGGCGGGATCATCGCCGCCATCACGATCGTCGCCAACGCCGTCATACCGCCCGCGCCGAGACCCTGCAGGATCCGGCTGGCGATCAGCACTTCGACGTTCGGGGAGAACCCGGCGATGAGCGAGCCCACCGCGAACAGGCCGAGCGAGAGTTGGATCAGCAGTTTGCGGCTGTAGAGGTCGGCGAGCTTGCCCCACAGCGGCACGGTCGCCGTCATGGCCAGCAGTTCGGTGGTGACGACCCAGGTGTAGACGGACTGCGAGCCGTGCAGGTCGGCGATGATGCGCGGAAGCGCGTTCGAGACGATGGTCGAGGCCAGGATGGACACGAACATGCCCAGCATCAGGCCGGACATGGCTTGCATGACGTCCCGGCGCGAGGTCGTGCCGGTTTCGGTGGACATCGGATCCCCCAGTTAGTCGCGGTGTGGTTCGGCGAGCCCGTGAGCGAGCATGTCGACGGCTTCGGCGAGCAGGACGTGCAGCGGCGTGGCGGTGCCGGCCCAGCGGGCGACAGCCACCCGGAACGCCGCGCCCGCCGCAGCGCCGAGCAGCAGCGGGTAGGTGTCGTCGGCGGGCAGCCCGACCCGTTCGGCGATTCCCGCGACCAGCTCGCGCTCGACCACTTCGCCGCCGGAGAACACCTTCGCCAGCAGCACTGGGTGCTGCTGCACCACACGCATCCGCTGCAACCAGAGGTCGCGGTCGTCCGCCAGTTCCGCGGCGACTTCCGCCAACAACGCCTCACGCACAGCCGCCGCGGCGGACAACTCCGCCGGTGCGGCGAGCACGTGGGCACGCATGCGAGGCCCCGCGTCCGGGTCGGGCCCGAGAACAGCGTCTTCCTTGCACGCGAAGTAGTTGAAGAACGTCCGAGTCGAAACCCCCGCCGCAGCGCTGATGTCCTCGACGGTCACCTGATCGAGACCATGCTCGGCGACCAAACGCACCGCGGCGTGCCCCAAAGCCGTCCGCGTCTGCCGCTTCTTGCGGCCACGAAGCCCCTCGGCCGCCGGCGTGCTCACCCGATCAGCGTAAGGAGAAACCTGCACGTACTGCAACTTTGCAGACCGTGCAACCTTGTGATCCCTCTCTCAGCTGTCGTGCCTGGTAGGCGCATCAGCGGCGACAAGAACGGCAACGGTCCCCGGGTAGTCACCGTCCGACGCACGACTGTTCCGCTCACCCCACAGCGCACAGTCGAGCGGCGTGGGCCCGTCCTCGTCGAACGCCTTATCCGCAAGATCAGCACCACGCTCCACCAACAGCCGGACCACCTCGACCCGACCGTTCATCGCAGCCTGGTCCAACGGCGTGAAGTTGCTCCACCCCCGAGTGTCGACATCCATCCCCGCGTCGAGCAGAGCGGCCACCACATCAGCCCGATCCAAAGCGGCGAACTGCCCCAGGATCCACCCGTAGTCGTCACCGCCAGGCGTGCCGAGGACCGGCGCGACAGCACGGGGCAGCGACACGGACTCACCACGCGCCACCGCCAACACCGCCTGATCCACAGCGTCCAACTCGGCTTCGGCACCATGCGACCGCAACAACGAATACGCGTCCAAGTGCCCACACCGAGCCGCCAACGCCAACGGACGCCGGCCGACGTCCCACCGCCCCCACGGCAGGTTCACGTCAGCACCAGCGGCGATCAACAGCCGCAGAACCTCGACGCTCCGACCCCGCCCGATCGCATGGTGCAGGCAGAACTCGGCGTTGACATCGACACCCCGGTCGAGGAACCACCGCAGCCCGACCACGTCCTCGCAGTCCAGCTTGTGGTTGACCATACGTTCGAAGCCCGGCCGGTACAGATCGTCCAGCAGCGTGGTGTCCGACTGCTCGCAGGCGTGGTAGAAGGCGTCTTCGTCCGAAATCGGAGGCACACCGAGGACACTACGTCACCCCGACGCGTGACCGTCTACTTCGAACAGTCCCAGCGCGCCGGCCGCTAAGGTGCCCGGAAGGCAAGATCGACCCTTGAGGGAGAACGATGCTCCGCAGCACTCGCCTCTTCGGCCCGAAGCGCCGCGTCACCTTCTCGCTACCGCTCGACCACCCGCGCGGCCCGGTGAGCGTCGTCGGCACGTTCAACAGCTGGACCCCCGGCGTGCACGAGCTGGTACCCCGCCGCGACGGCACCCGCACCGTCACCGTGATCCTCCCCCCAGGCACGCACCGCTTCCGCTACCTGGGCGCCGGCGGCCACTGGTTCGACGACACCGACGTCCCCCACGTCGACCACGAAGGCTGCGTGATCACGATCGGAACCGACTCATAACCACGATTGACACCGATCGTCCACAGAGGACGCCCTGGACGCAGCCGCCGCACAACGGACCCGCAACCGACGCGCCGAGGCCCGATTTGACATGGGTTCGGGTGCCATAGGCTGGTCGAAGCCGGGCAGGCTTGGCGGGCGCTTTATCCGCCAGGCCTGCCCGGCTTTGGCCTGTCTGGGGTGCCCGTAAGGGTCCCATGTCAAATCGGGCCGGCCCATGCCGACGTATAAGTGCTAATGTAACAGCACTGTCATACTTCCCACATACGTCCCGCAGGAGGCACCGTGCTGTACCCGGAGATCGAGCCCTACGACCACGGGATGCTCGACGTCGGCGACGGCCATCACGTGTACTGGGAGGTGTGCGGCAACCCGGACGGCAAGCCCGCCGTGGTCCTGCACGGCGGGCCGGGCTCCGGCTGCTCCCCCCACGCCCGCCGCTACTTCGACCCCGCCGCCTACCGCGTCGTGCTGTTCGACCAGCGGGGCTGCGGCCGGAGCACACCGCACGCCGGTGAGCCGGTGGTCGACCTGTCCACCAACACCACCGACCACCTGATCGGCGACATGGAACGGCTGCGCGAACTCCTGGGCATCGACCGCTGGCTGGTATTCGCCGGGTCGTGGGGTTCGGTGCTCGGCCTCGTGTACGCGGAACGCTTCCCGCACCGCGTGTCGGAAATGGTCCACGCGAGCGTGGCGACCGGCCGACGGTCGGAGACCGACCTGTTGACCACCGGCCTGGCGCCGATGTTCCCGGAAGCACACGCCCGGTTCCGCGAGTTGGCGCCGACAGGCGATCCCGCGGCGGGGTACCTCGAACTGCTCCTCTCCCCCGACCCGGTCGTGCACTACCGGGCGGCCAGGCAGTGGTGCGCGTGGGAGGACGCGTTGCAGCCGTTGACGACCGCAGGAGCGTGGTTCGACCCCCCGAAGCACGGATTGGCCTTCGCACGGCTTGTCACGCACTACTGGGCACACGGCTCGTGGCTCCCGGAAGGGATCGTCCTGGAGGAGGCGTGGAAGCTCGCCGGCATCCCCGGCGTAATCGTTCAAGGACAGCTCGACCTGGGCAATCTGATCGGCACCCCGTTCGACCTCGCGCACGCGTGGCCGGACGCCGAGCTGATCCTCCTCACCCAGACCGCCCACGGCGGGAGTGACGCGATGACCGAAGCGAGGGTCGCCGCTACCGACAAATTCCGGTAACACCCCGAAACTCGGTGCGATGCTGTGATTGCGGCTCTGTCGGCTGAAGGCGGCTCAGTCGGCTGTGACCACAGCGAGGTACACGCACGGGGGGTGCCGGATGCCAGACAGGTTCACCGAGAGCGCGCGCCAGGTCTCCGTGCTGGCCCTCCAAGAGGCTCGGAGGCTCAACCACA
This is a stretch of genomic DNA from Saccharothrix ecbatanensis. It encodes these proteins:
- a CDS encoding MFS transporter, giving the protein MDLVLPPASMTIIAVRAVQGLGGALLFPATLSPVNTLFAEGRPRNRALAVWGGAGAGGLTLGSLLGGVLTGAFGWASVFFVNVPLALAIGLAAFVLIPADRPRAVAIAVGTQVGERMTSRHGTRTSLITGFVMGGVGTVGLAFGVVADGMYWGLVPGLVVMGVGQGIAWTAMWIAAASGVAQEEQSIASGMASTTQQIGYAIGLAVFVAIAKRGHARAVR
- a CDS encoding TetR/AcrR family transcriptional regulator, translating into MSGLRERKKLATRTALADAALRLCVEHGLDGVTVEQVANEAGVSVRTFFNYFSSKEEAVVAGDVATAAAFVEAFAGRPAEEPVLRALHAALIEIVPDRIDPERVAQLRVLRRTPALLPHQVAAFTVQERELAAVVAARVGVDPAVDVYPMMFAATVMATLRVVVGWWLDAADRPELSDLIGVMIARLDAGFAD
- a CDS encoding MDR family MFS transporter — translated: MSTETGTTSRRDVMQAMSGLMLGMFVSILASTIVSNALPRIIADLHGSQSVYTWVVTTELLAMTATVPLWGKLADLYSRKLLIQLSLGLFAVGSLIAGFSPNVEVLIASRILQGLGAGGMTALATIVMAAMIPPREMGRYAGIFGAVFGVGTVAGPLIGGILVDTSWLGWRWCFFIGVPFTLASIMLLQRTLNLPVVRKEVKIDYLGAALIVGGVSTLLIWSTLAGHQFEWASAWTALLVALGVVLLALAVWVESRAVDPIVPLSIFANRTVAMTTLASALVGVAMFGGTVFLSQYFQIGLGKTPTQAGLMSLPLIFGLLVSSTVAGQLITKWGKWKGFLVAGGVIMVGGMLLLATIDANTSVFMVSVHMAVLGVGVGLLMQNLVLAAQNDVPARDLGTTTSTLTFFRSLGGAIGVSALGAVLANRVTGLSEEKFGPAPDGAEATVPDLSLLPEPVRVIMREIYATATAELFLIGAPIAVLALVAVLFIKEKPLKTLSGDERLAAEMADSH
- a CDS encoding TetR/AcrR family transcriptional regulator; this translates as MSTPAAEGLRGRKKRQTRTALGHAAVRLVAEHGLDQVTVEDISAAAGVSTRTFFNYFACKEDAVLGPDPDAGPRMRAHVLAAPAELSAAAAVREALLAEVAAELADDRDLWLQRMRVVQQHPVLLAKVFSGGEVVERELVAGIAERVGLPADDTYPLLLGAAAGAAFRVAVARWAGTATPLHVLLAEAVDMLAHGLAEPHRD
- a CDS encoding ankyrin repeat domain-containing protein; translated protein: MPPISDEDAFYHACEQSDTTLLDDLYRPGFERMVNHKLDCEDVVGLRWFLDRGVDVNAEFCLHHAIGRGRSVEVLRLLIAAGADVNLPWGRWDVGRRPLALAARCGHLDAYSLLRSHGAEAELDAVDQAVLAVARGESVSLPRAVAPVLGTPGGDDYGWILGQFAALDRADVVAALLDAGMDVDTRGWSNFTPLDQAAMNGRVEVVRLLVERGADLADKAFDEDGPTPLDCALWGERNSRASDGDYPGTVAVLVAADAPTRHDS
- a CDS encoding glycoside hydrolase family 13, coding for MLRSTRLFGPKRRVTFSLPLDHPRGPVSVVGTFNSWTPGVHELVPRRDGTRTVTVILPPGTHRFRYLGAGGHWFDDTDVPHVDHEGCVITIGTDS
- the pip gene encoding prolyl aminopeptidase — encoded protein: MLYPEIEPYDHGMLDVGDGHHVYWEVCGNPDGKPAVVLHGGPGSGCSPHARRYFDPAAYRVVLFDQRGCGRSTPHAGEPVVDLSTNTTDHLIGDMERLRELLGIDRWLVFAGSWGSVLGLVYAERFPHRVSEMVHASVATGRRSETDLLTTGLAPMFPEAHARFRELAPTGDPAAGYLELLLSPDPVVHYRAARQWCAWEDALQPLTTAGAWFDPPKHGLAFARLVTHYWAHGSWLPEGIVLEEAWKLAGIPGVIVQGQLDLGNLIGTPFDLAHAWPDAELILLTQTAHGGSDAMTEARVAATDKFR